CGTTTTATCTGAATAAACGAAATTATGTTGCGCGACGATTTTCACGAGGCGGAGCAAATATttcaaaattacaaaaaaaaaacccaatgaTGTCTCCATTTAGTTTCAATTAATGATTGAATTGTATATAAAAATGATTTGGGGACACTGCATGTCGTGCGGTTACTAGTTGAAGCTGCAGTGATGTACACATTTTGTTCTGAAGTGCAAGTATTGACAAGATCCACTAACATATGCTCGAGATGTGTCAGACCTGAACACAAGTCCATGGCTTACACGGCAAACAATTGTACGGGCTTAAACATAAATCAACAACATGTTGTGTAAAGCGTACTCGAGGAGGTTTGAAAGTACTCTCAAACGTGTGTGGACTACTCGCCGGTGATAACCAGCATACCGGCCAGAAGGTAAGGAAATGAAATACAAAAACGAGATAGCGACCATGCCCGATGACATATACAGTCAAACTCGCATATATCGaactaaaaaaaagaattaaaaaaattcaggaattagttcgatatgtcgtataattcgatataaaacttttaaAGAATTTACCGAAGTTTCAGTGCGCAAGCTGGCTTCACCGCACTTCACGAGAATGCAAGCAAGGCAGCTTCCCGGCAACACGCGGGGATATTTCTATTTTCtggtttttattttttcctgGTTTGAAGTGTTGCGCGGTTTAGAACCAGGGCTAGGTTATACGTGAGAAAAcacggtatcgatgtaaacatcGAGCGTCATAAAAGACTGCTTTTTGCTTTCTAAATACATGCACCGCGGACATATATATGAGCGCGGAAAATATTCTCCCAactgcttctgtttttttttcgcgaatcgaACGGCGACTGCGCACGACGAGCCGACAGGCGCGTCGACGAAAAATCGTGGGAGGAAGAAGCGCGTGATGGCAAGCGGTATCGCTCCGCGCGGTGCCCACCTAATCACACCACTCGCTCTcacaaatgcatgcgggaaagccTCCTTCTATGTGAGGAAAGCGAACACCTTTAGAGGGAAAGTCAGCTTTCTGGGGTGCTTGGCGCTACCATAAGTTCGAAGTATGAAGTGTCTCAGCTttcttcttagcgaacctttggcacttcgagcatctatctatctatctatctatctatctatctatctatctatctatctatctatctatctatctatctatctatctatctatctatctatctatctatctatctatctatctatctatctatctatctatctatctatctatctatctatctatctatctatctatctatctatctacgtctgggtgctctcatgatcgcccccttaacttggtgtaaacgtgtaaaccaaaattggcatgggagggtaagaagatttgacgaatatgactgacgggtcatgacatgaataacgtaaaagcctgtcgcgtacgtcgtcaaaccctctcctccagacacgtgtgacacatacccgtttacgacggtccacggtgtacgggtatgcgccacagcctaggtgattgacagtttatatctacccaggaacggcaagaacagacattgataatttaaatgcgagagcgttaagaaaaactgacatcggcagcgttgacccgatgaatggaaagaataaaaatgttaGGATCCTAACAGGAaccgaacctaagcattctgcgtggcaatcaggtattctaccacagagccacgccgaggtctataaactggtttggaaaaacagcctatgcagacgtaatgtcggtgcaacgtcaattccgGTTGTGgcgctggttatctaattttgctaaaaagcaataaacactacataggtaatcctacgatacaggcgtcatatcagattaacgtctgtggttccagtgttggctccgctttcatagcagtgtaataaacattagtattcctatgattcagcaagctatattgaagcattgctcgaccacggaggaatacaagaacgaaagttacgtatatattcacatcaggggcgtagcaagagGGGGatggtgttgggggggggggggggggttcaaccccccccccccgaaaacaatatcgggggggggggcacacatacaaacgcacgcacgaacatacataaagtatggttgaaccccccccccgaaaaaaatttctggctacgcccctgattcacatgacagcaccataaagtgcacatagtttcgataatattgacgtatgtactctaacatgagggctgacgttacgtcgcaccagaagttaccctttaaacgccagtgttgccgacgtgcctcgtaatcccactatgtgcacacagctactacacttacaaaaacatgttgatcgacctcgtaacgcttggctaaaagccataaaatacagcatataagtactcgctgactgcttcgcatgaaaccgattctcacaaggcgtgggatctggcgaatttttttgttcttgttttatttttatttatttattaatttatttattgatgCAGACGCATATTTTCCAATGTATTTAGGTTAAAGCATTGTCATGTTCGAAAACAATTCGATATAAGGGACACTTCGATTTACCCATGTTCAATGTAGTCGGGTTTGACTATGGGGGTAGCTGGGTAGACATTTGCAGGTGCAACACGCATTCATTCATCATCATCCATTGTGGATTACTAATCGGTGGTTACCTGAATGCTAGCATGGAGGTGGTAGGTTGGTGAACGAAAGGTAAGGAGATATGAAAAGAAGATGGCGACCATGCCTGGAGGCAAATAACCATAATGGGTATAGGTGGGTAGACATTTGCACCAGATGCATGCAGGTTTTTAAAGAATTAGCACAATACGTAAAATTATGTGATGCATACCTTTTTGTAGGAGAAGAATCAAACGCCAGCTTGGCGGTTATACATATAAAAAAGGAACATAGTGACGAATGTTATCACACATGCACATTCACTTTTATTTCACAAGCACGCACATACTTTCATATGAACCTTGATTAAAGGCAAGTCATCAGCTTTAGGCGACGTGCCCTCGACTTAAGCTTTAAGGCCGAGGGAGTAGCGAAGAACGAATGAACTGCTGCACATTGCCTGCTGAAGTCACGTTCCGTGACCACTTCAGAAGGCACacattattgttgttgttttcagttttttttttttttcgttgaggaGTCACCACTTAGTTGAGGCATCATTCTAGTCGGAATCACAGTAGCGACGTGTATAAGGTGAGATACACTTTGTACCATGGCAGGACCTCTTCAAGATGTCGGCAACGCGACCGCTACGTTACAGCACTCCATAGTACCGAAACAATGAAAGGTCGTGTAGCGGAAAGCCACAGTACATTACATGCAATCCTTAGCCTATGCCGAGCATCGTAAAGGTGACAGGCGCAGGCCGGTGACCACAAATTGACATCCGTTAGTAACTATGTACAACAGTTGCCACATGCACATGATGAACTGCGTTTTAACGATACACCCGAGGAGTTTGGCACATTGGAAATCCAGTCATAGGTAGGCACACGCTCTACAAGTTCAGCATCCTGTGGCTAAACTCAGTTGGCATGGCAGTGCGTCCGTATACCGCGAGCGGCATCGCGAGGCAATCCACAACTACTGCTTTCGCAGTGTGTACTTGCATATAGCGCCAACCTTTCATGTGCACGAGTTGTTGTTCCCTGCGTTTTGGCTCGTGCAAGTTCTGCTTATATATGCTACGCTCACGTCATGAATGTTCGCGCTACTGTGTACTGTCTGAAACATCTGCACTACTTTTCTCCGCTCACGAACTCAAAGGGAACACCGAAACAATTGACACAATTGTGGCCCTATGCCGTTAATTTCTTAGGGGACGCCCTCGCGTAAGCAATGGAAACCTTAAAGCATACGGATTTCCTTGTCTGAACAGTGGCTCCGGTCTGACGCCTCCCTCGATCGCCCACTGCTGACCACTTCGTCTTAATCTTCCTGCAAACCCTTTGTCTGCCGTGCAAGCCCTGTTGTGCCATTCCGGCGAGCGATCTTATACTCTTTCCCAGCGCGAAGTAATGGGGAATGCAGGTATATGATGCTGTCCTTATGTATTATCCTTAAATGTACACGTGTTCGTTTGTTTGCACGAGAAACGCCGATCGAACGCTCAACGAGGGGTCGTATCATTCCATGGAGCTTTATTGCCTCTAACACGGCAGAAGCGCGCGCTCGGAGCCACAACTGTGATCTCTCTCTTGCGCAGAAATCTTTCTTAATTAGTCGGTCCTTGGGCAAACTGCCACTAGCGACCGCCGACGGGGATAATAAAACGACGATCGAAACGGCGATAGTCGATCACGGACAGTACTTGCGCAATCTTGCGAACACGAACTCAGGGGTctaattcacaaaacttctctttcgtaactGCGTTATCCCATCGTTCAGcgggcttcgctaatgatatgtcaaacattgtgattggctgaaatattctctcacgaaaaattTTTAGCGCAAGAcgcttttgtgaatacgggcccagaagcTGAACCGTCGCATCCAAGTTCCCACTGACAGAGATAATTGAAGCCGCGAAAAAGTGATAAGAACTGCGAATGAGGGTATGTATGGGTTCGATCTAAAACGGAGGGACTTCACCTGTGCCTGAATCCCGGCTTCCTATGGGTTATCATGTTTCCGGAATATCTAATTCGATAGGACTAGTACGCCTCCGAAGCGGTCAAACTCTGAACCCGCGCTTTAAGATCGCCGCGATACGCGCCGGTCGTGGCCGAGGAACATCGGTATCCACGCGTAATGCCCCGATAGGGAACCTCGTGGCTATAACACAGCGGCGTTAGCTGTCTTGGTGGTCTGGAATCTCCACCCTGCCGTTCCTGTAGAGGACGTAGTGCTGGAGGATGAAGAGCACGTCGAACGCCATGCTGATCAGGCTGAGTCCCACTTTGACCACGTTGCCGAACAGCGACGTCCAGTCGTCTGCACGTGGAATGTATGCGTATATAGTCGTATATTAAACGAGATTTCATCAATGGCGATTGTATAtatggcacgaaaaaaaaaaaacaaaaaaaaaaaactccgtcaAACACTTAGAAATGCCGGCCACCATCTGCACAGCGGCATTCCGATGAGCACTAAGTAAGCAATGGCAAATATGGTCGACGAAGGAAGAAAGGAACATGATAGATAGAAAATTCAGGGGTGTCAACCAGTCTAGAAAAAGTggcatgctaccctacactggggaaagttTGAAAGTTACAGGTGTAGAGAAAGATGGCCAGGGGGAGCCCACACGCACAGTCACACTCCTTACAGTCACAATATCGccattagtctataaccgccggtgcaagtctgttgACTTCGAGAGTTAgagccaggggcatagccagaaatttttttcggggggggggggggggttcaaccatactttatgtatgttcgtgcgtgcgtttgtatgtgtgcgtgtatatatacgcaagcaaaactgaaaaatttcgggggggggggggggttgaacaccccccccccctggctacgcccctggtttgagcaatgccttcgtcgccttcatccgcgaTATGACCTCTCAGGAAGACATTCCAAAACGGTTACTGCGGTCATCGGTCTGTGGTCTATGCGAGCTAGAGCGACCGCGAGTGATTGTCTCtgcacattgtagcgaggacagtcgcagatgaTGTGCTGTAATGCCTCCTCGCTACCGCAGTTGCCACAAAAATGTTTGTCAGCCATTTTGATGCGAAAGGGGAATGACTTCGTGGGATCAAGACGTAAATAACAAACTTCGTGTCACACAATCGGCGCTCGGTGAATGGACATtttgtaatataataataatatctggggtttaatgtcccaaaaccacgatatgattatgagggacgccgtagtggagggctccgaaagtctcgaccacctggggttctttaacacgcacctttaacacctggggttctttaagtacacgggcctcaaacattttcgcctccatcgaggacATTTTGTAGACACCGGAAATGTTTCAAGGAAGTGGCTCTGCGCCGACTACGGAGTATATATACAAACCTAACCCACAATATTCCTCTCGCATAAAGAACAGCCACCGACATGAGAGAGCTGCGGATAAATCTTAGCGGTAAATCATTTCCCGACCTCTCGTCCGAAACTATAGCGGGAAATGACACCGCTTTTTCATCACTCATACCAACAAATCAATGTCATTTCACCCCGTGTGTTTCATTATCAGAGAAGACCCTGAAGCAGAACCAAAAGATCTCGTCAGGTTTCTAAAAACTACACAAATACTACACAATCTCCAAGACCTTTATGCGCGAAAAAGACAGGATGACGCGCtcctagcaactgaagtttattgcaaAACAGAGAAAGCTATACacatgcactaaaaaaaaaaaaaaaatcggaattGATAAAAGAGGACGCAGCCGCACGTTACATTGTGTCAATTTTTTACTGTAAGTGTGtagctttgtttatttttcagtaaacttcagttgctagtagcgcgtcatcctgtcttTTCCGTtcctccttgtttctttttttcgcaccttATTTGATGCCGCACGTTTTCCAACACGCCAAACTGTCGCGGTTAGTGTAATATTCCTAAAGTTAATGTCACACCGCAATGTCATCACCGCAAGGTGCCTGCTGCGCATTTTTGCTTGCTCAACCGCTTATCTTTAGTGTTTCCTTAACGAGGTCTGGTAATGACCCTGGGGGATAGCCTTGCGGAGCTGACGCCTAGCGGCGGTAAGAAACCGAGAAAGATAAATAAGGAGAGGTGTGCCGTTCCCAAAGCACGCAGTAAAACTAAACTGTTCCCGACACTGCGAAAGCATGTCTAATAAAAATGCGAAGCGTTGAGGGAATGACGCAGTTTACCGCTCAATATGTGGGCGTGCCAAGTTGGTGAACTTTGGAAAAACAACAAGAGTGAGATATGCACAGAAGTGTGTGGTGTCATTGCTTACTTACATcgacaacacagcaacacaaagagcgagatagagagagagagcctcCATAACAAAACCAACATAAAGAAGCACATCGTCTACAACATTGCACGTCTCaaaggggcaaaaaaaaaaaaaataataaatcgtAGAAGCCACAAGAATTTTGATCATAAAGGAGTTTGTATGTAAGAAAATATGATCGTTATTGCACCGCAAGCAAAGTAAAATGCTCAAATGCTCATGTAAGAGACATCCTAATATGCGGACAGGCTTGCACAGCGATTTGCTGTCGTTCGGTGTATTTTTACGTTTCTGACGCGATGCCTCGATGCCGGCGGTGATTACGCAAGACATGTTTATTAGCAGCAAGTCAACAGTGGGAAAGGTTCCCAAGTTCGGGACCCCTATGACGTCTTCTGTGATGACCCGTGTCCGCCGGCTGGGTGCCCGGCAGACAGCGGCGGCGCTTCGGGAAGGATGGTGCACTGCACGGCGGTGGCGGTGATGTTGTTACAGGCGGTTTTCGCCCGCAGGCCTGGCTGGCAATGGCTCCAACCGAGCGTCTCTTTCCAGTATAATGTTTTAATTTGTTTACCAACTGTCACTCAGGCCAAGCTCTCTTTTAATTTAAACGAAAAACCGACACTTCCTCGCGAACCACCCACGCACCTTCTGGAAACGCTATCTGTACAGTGCTCCTGTCAATGAGCAACAACCAAAAGAGACAATCCGAAACCATTTTTCGTTCTCTATGTGATTCGCCACATCAGCCCTACGTTATAAGAGGATTCAACCGCGCCGAGTAAATTCTACTCTACAGGGTAAGAACGGGATCTGCCTGCACTTCTGAATGGACGTTTAAAGTACGAGGTGCTACCAATCCACTGTGCACGGAATGTAATAAAGTAGGAGATATAGTTCACTACATATGGTCCTGCAAGCGCTTTTAGAGCGAAAAGAGAAAGCTCGGGAAGGACGCCTTCCCACTGCTCGGAGGAGCGGGAGGAATGAAGGATGTCAGGGAGTGAAGTATGCAGCGGTGCGTTCTATCGTGACGAGAATGGTCGTGGGAAGAGCGCCGAACACCCGAGAGCTATATACGCATTGCGTTTTCCGTCACCTACATTATCTGAACAATTGAGGTTACATCGCCTGTGGGAGCGGTTTTTCAAACAAAGCAATAGCGCAAGATTTCGAAAAGGACAGATAAGGCAAGATGGCGGAGACAATCCTTAATTATCTGCTCGGAACAACATCAGTTAAAGATGTAAACTGCTCGACGAGCCACTGCATAAGACACTCACCGTAGTTGTAGGCGATTATTAACATTTGAAGCAGGCTCAAGCTTCCTCCGGTGAAGTCGAGCAGGATGTTGCCGATGCTCCATCCTGTCGTGGACTTCCTCACGTAGTTGAGGTAGGCCTGGATACAAGGACACACAAGCTCACAACTGCATCCTGTACAGCAAGACTCACAGAAGCGAAAGTATAGAGAGGCCTGTGTGAAAAAATAAATCGTAATAGGAGCTTATACGTTCAACGTTTCTTCCCTGTTTTTCTCTTCTCTATATCACCGATTACCCGTCTCGCCAGCATATGCCAGCCAGCTGTCACTCACGCTGAATCACCTCGCtgtctcttcctctctttttcctCTTCGTTCTCGTCCTCAGACCGGTGGCTAGGATCTAAAACGTTTACTACACCCTCAAATCCCATCTCTACATGGTATTGCTTCACAATAGAGCGTAGCGCTAATCCGTGCTAATCAGGACACGTGCGTGGTGCGTACCTGAGGCAGGTACTTGGTGAGCGTGATGACGAGCTTGCAGTAGGAGAAGTAGTACAGGTACAATAGCCACGGGGTGCTCCAGTGACTTCCCGCGGCAAGCGTCACCACTCCGAAGATCGCGGCTCCCGCCCACACCACGGCCAGAAGCAGCCGCGCCGGCAGCGAGACAATTTGACCCCGGCGCTGCGTTCATACAAGGACAGAATCGTAGGCACATGTAGTCTCAGAGAAGGCTATACTGGGGCGCGTTATTCTGTGACGGTCCCCTTTTCTCAGATTTCTCCAGACTAGTTCCGCGCGAGGACCAGTGGGAGTTAAGGGCGCATGCGCACACGGGTCGGACACAGCAAGAAAGACGCTTTCACTCGTTTTCGCGGGCTGAGCATAGCAAAAGTGACGCTATCGTAAAAAGTGAACGCCCGAGAAAGTCGTCCCTGGCCTCAGAGGACATGTGTATGGTATTGCGCTGCTAGTGCAACACacccacccctcccccctttctttcCACAAACCCCTGGCTAAATGCTGTAAACGCCTATGTTCTTACAAGAAAGTACTTTCTCGATGTTGTCAACTTAAAGGTAATAAAAATCAAGCAGTTCATTTCATTAACTAATTAAATAAATACGCACACATTCGAGTTACAATGACGCATCACGGTAAAGCTGAACAGATGGCCAAGGAACGAAGTCCAAAGTTCATAGGAATAACGGCACGAACATAGCAAAACACTAAGAAGAGACATCACTCTGTCCTTTGACTTCTTGGTGTCTTGTTACGTTTGTGCTGTTACTCCTATTAACTATGCATCACCAAGTTGCCAGACACCAAATGTTAGCAAAGTCCGAATTTCCTGGGCGTGCCCGCAGAACTCGCACGAGTATTCAAATTTATACTGTGAGCACGTAGGGGCTTTCAAATAAATGTTAGAGGGGACGGTGTATTAACAGGTATTCTGCAGACAGAAATATAACCAAGCAAACAGAGAGAACTCGGGGAAAGTATTCGAGAAGGATCACCTCGTAGATGCAGCACTGCACGACCGTGATGAAGGTGGCGAGCGCAGCGTGGAGGCCGAAAACGATGTCGTTCAACTCCACCGGGATGACGCCGGTCGGGTGCAGCTCACGGTACTCCTCCTGTTCGCGGGCACCGGAAACGCCATCAGGGCACGCAGAGGTGAAGCCGCGTTCAAGGGCGCACTATATACATCATTACCGTTATCATTGTAGTCGTCGCCAGCCCATCTACGTTTACTGCAGGACCAAGGCTTTTTCCAATGACCTCCAACCTACCCACTACTGCGCGAGCTGACTCCCTTTTACCCCCCGAAATGTCTTAAGTCTgatgtaccaggggcgtagccaggtggggggggtgcaaccccccccccgaaattttttagttttgcttgcgtatatatacacgcatacatacaaacgcacgcacgaacatacataaagtatggctgaacccccccccccccccccccaagaaaaaaaaaaaaatgtctggctgcgcccctgtgaTGTACACACATTGAGGGACAGCTGACTTGGTACTACAGTGAGCTAGAACATGGTACTTTAAATCGCATCTTTTGTAATGTGAGATCATTACTTGACTTATTGTGCGTCGCCAAAATGCCGTAGCAGAAAACCGGAGCGTAAGTCACGTCATTTTCGAAGGCCTGTACGCGGCCGCTCGGAAAGCGAGCGTTAGAATGCTGAACGTCGGCAGGCGATTGACAAGATCGTGCCCAAGTCCCTGACAATACCAAAGGCAGAGCTAGCCCTGCGATCTACAGAAATTCAATGTTCCGGTCTAGGGCTCGcatattaactttttaattaatttCGTCGCTAAGCATAACCCTTCGCCATCCTCGGCCGCGCTTCGCATCTCTTGGTGTAAACTTCGTCTCTCTAAGTTGACCATCGCTCATCCATCCTTCCAATGACGTGACGTACCCAGGTCGATTTCTTTTTCTCCTACCCCCTACTGGATATCAGACACCCCGGTTTATTCTCTCACTCAGCTGTTTTCCTTGCTATCATCTTAGTTACGCCCATCACATTTCATTCCATCGCACGCTTTGTGGTGTGCATATACACCAGCCTCGAATATATCGTTATAGTATCATGAATCCATGATAGGCTATGCCGCGGACGAAAAACCAGATTCAGTGAGGAAGACAAGCATCCGCAAGACTGTAAGTTGATGGCTTATTTCGTGTGAAGCAACTAGCGCTTTCCTGAAGATTTCAAGTGTCCCTGGTGCGGGCACCAAATAACGCGCGTCGCTCTTTCTTAACGTTTACCGTACTTTtccaatacgaaaaaaaaaaaagaggagacaaAGCGCGACCTTAGACCTCTTTGTCCGTTGCAGCCGCGTTCGCCTACCATCACGAATGCCAGAGAGCATGAGGACAATGCCAAAGAGCATCACGGTTACTGCAATTGTAAGGCACGTGCACGGCAAGTAAGGGCGctgcctccgcgatcagttccgtTAACTCTGCGGGAGCTACGTCACAGAGGCCGCTGTAAGGGGCACGACAGCGCTTGCTCTATTATGAAAATGTTAAATGTCAAACAGGTACAGGCCAGCAATAGAAGAGGTTAACCTAATCAGCAGCGCACCTGTACTAGAGGTAAGACTGCCAAGATGCGGAGTAGCTAAAAGTGAGTTTACGGATGTCTCCACAACGGCAGAGCTTACCTGAACGACGCGGCTGAAGTACATGCCCAGGTTGAAGAACGAGTAGGCCAGGAATCCAGTCAGGTTGAGCCCAACGAAGTCGAAGCTCAGTCCTTCAACGCTGCGAAACATTCGCACAAGACAGACTGCGTCAACTTGGGAGAACAAGGGCGCTGGTCGTTCGCTAAGCCCATTGAAAGAAGCTCAATTTTGGAACTTAGTATAATTCTAGTGCGGTAATCAAAACGGCAATAAGCGTTAGGGTTAAACCGCTAATGATTCATTTAAACTCTGAACTTGCGCGGAAATGTCTGAGGCAaataaggaaaagaaagaaaagaacacagaaaaaaaaattacggcaagAACCATGTAACGATCATTGTCACAGTCAACGTGCATGACATTGGTTGATGAGGTGCTTCTTAGATTATACTTATCTGTAAGCGCATTCGATTAGGCGGCGACTCAGTGACATTCCGTCGACGTTGTGAAAGCGCCGAGTGTCTCAACGCTTTGACTTGCACGGAGGAAATTCATAAGCAAACCATCAGCGTTGTGGAAAACGTGTCAAGCTTCCTAACGCACTCGCTTGCACGAGGAACATCCTCAATGGTGTCGCTATTCCGCCTGATGAGGCATGTGCCTGTGGCGTAGTAATTAAAGCATCGGGCTTCTGCGCTAGAGTCCCTGAGTTCAAATCCAACCGTCGGAACATTTTATTTAAGTTCATCCGGTGTGCATGCGCCCTGCGCTGATGTCAATCGCCGTTAAGTGACGTCACTCGTACGGGAGTGTGGACGACGTCGCACAGGAAGCTGAGTCGTTCACCCATTTGGAACGCGTCGTGCTTCCTTACAGAAAAAGCCCATATCGAAGAAGTGTACTCACCACTTTCGCTTCCAGTTGAGGTAGATCTGTGGGTAGAAAGATACGGACCAGGCCAAGAAGTAGATCCAGCCCACAACGTCGCTCAAGGTCTCCAGCCAGCCTAGTTTGAAGACTTCGACGTGGACGAACGAGTCGGCCGTGCTGCAAGCGGCACATTCGTGACGTCAGCCACTTGGCGCTCAAAAGTTCAGCGTTAAGTGGGTGACTAAGTGGCTGACCACCTTTCTGGTTGCATGCCCCCTTCAACGCCTATGCCGCGTTGAGGGGCCATGCAACCAG
This window of the Rhipicephalus sanguineus isolate Rsan-2018 chromosome 2, BIME_Rsan_1.4, whole genome shotgun sequence genome carries:
- the LOC119382871 gene encoding uncharacterized protein LOC119382871; this translates as MKTTRPSPFLFTDEMTTFQLLCCFLLMATSGNALELVTSTRDMLIPLGSQSGFYVHLDQASNESVEVHAAVKEGCSAVTLPGPAWIPVVGTEPAWINVTAVGAGHATVTLNTSLPNVSTADSFVHVEVFKLGWLETLSDVVGWIYFLAWSVSFYPQIYLNWKRKCVEGLSFDFVGLNLTGFLAYSFFNLGMYFSRVVQEEYRELHPTGVIPVELNDIVFGLHAALATFITVVQCCIYERRGQIVSLPARLLLAVVWAGAAIFGVVTLAAGSHWSTPWLLYLYYFSYCKLVITLTKYLPQAYLNYVRKSTTGWSIGNILLDFTGGSLSLLQMLIIAYNYDDWTSLFGNVVKVGLSLISMAFDVLFILQHYVLYRNGRVEIPDHQDS